The following are encoded together in the Gemmatimonadota bacterium genome:
- a CDS encoding HupE/UreJ family protein, with protein MSSEFVTYFRLGVGHIADLKGYDHILFIVALVAGYAPRDWRRLLWLVTAFTVGHSVTLGLATLQLVRVHAPTIELLIPVTIVVTAGYSMLARRRSEATGEAYAPERHALLYVLAGCFGLIHGLGFSNFLRAMLGGEESILLPLFAFNVGLEIGQLAIVAVVLLAGAAACELAGLTRRRWATALSLVSVLAGLRMIVERLPGG; from the coding sequence ATGTCTTCCGAATTCGTCACGTACTTCCGCCTTGGGGTCGGCCACATCGCCGACCTCAAGGGCTACGACCATATCCTGTTCATCGTGGCCCTGGTCGCGGGTTACGCGCCGCGCGACTGGCGGCGACTGCTCTGGCTGGTCACGGCCTTCACCGTGGGGCACTCGGTCACCCTGGGGCTGGCGACGCTCCAGCTGGTCCGGGTCCATGCGCCAACCATCGAGCTCCTGATCCCGGTGACCATCGTCGTCACCGCCGGGTACTCCATGCTGGCCCGTCGCCGCTCGGAGGCGACCGGTGAGGCGTACGCCCCCGAGCGTCATGCGCTCCTGTACGTACTTGCCGGGTGTTTTGGCCTTATCCACGGGCTGGGGTTCTCCAACTTCCTTCGGGCGATGCTGGGCGGCGAGGAATCGATCCTCCTGCCGCTCTTCGCCTTCAACGTGGGGTTGGAGATCGGCCAGCTGGCAATCGTCGCCGTCGTCCTGCTGGCCGGGGCGGCCGCCTGCGAGCTGGCGGGGCTGACGCGCCGCCGCTGGGCGACGGCGCTTTCGCTGGTGAGTGTGCTTGCCGGACTGCGAATGATCGTCGAACGCCTGCCCGGCGGTTGA
- a CDS encoding alpha/beta hydrolase, translated as MPDILQKDQSTFPDAVADEHVIGEPASVGAFHIEGKGPPLVLVPGMDGTGRLFYSQIPRLAPHYTVATLKLRDNADRMELLVEDLARLIRAMTRTGEPAIVCGESFGGTLSMSLALAHPELVKRLVVINSFSRFLPQHRLDAALISLRFIPWGAMLLVRRFTSAGMHSPHTHRREIHRFLQEMRYTTKEGYVNRLRILKRYDMRPHLGELTMPTLFVASTHDHLVPSMEQARYMMARVPNASLHVLEGHGHICLIAPGVDLGEILAQWSHAA; from the coding sequence ATGCCTGACATCCTGCAGAAGGACCAGAGCACTTTCCCCGACGCGGTGGCCGACGAGCATGTCATCGGCGAGCCGGCTTCGGTCGGCGCCTTCCACATCGAAGGAAAGGGCCCCCCGCTCGTCCTCGTCCCCGGCATGGATGGGACCGGACGTCTGTTCTACTCGCAGATTCCCCGGCTCGCCCCCCACTACACGGTGGCGACGCTCAAGCTGCGCGACAACGCCGACCGCATGGAGCTCCTCGTGGAGGATCTGGCGCGCCTCATCCGCGCCATGACGCGCACCGGCGAGCCCGCGATCGTCTGCGGCGAGTCGTTTGGAGGGACGCTGTCGATGAGCCTCGCCCTCGCGCATCCGGAGCTCGTGAAGCGGCTGGTGGTGATCAACTCGTTCTCGCGCTTCCTCCCGCAGCACCGCCTCGATGCCGCGCTGATCTCACTGCGCTTCATTCCGTGGGGGGCGATGCTCCTGGTGCGGCGCTTCACCTCGGCCGGCATGCACTCGCCGCACACGCACCGGCGCGAGATCCACCGCTTCCTGCAGGAGATGCGCTACACGACGAAGGAGGGATACGTCAATCGCCTGCGTATCCTGAAGCGCTACGACATGCGCCCGCACCTCGGCGAGCTCACGATGCCGACGCTCTTCGTCGCCTCGACACACGACCACCTGGTGCCGTCGATGGAGCAGGCGCGCTACATGATGGCACGCGTGCCTAATGCCTCACTGCATGTGCTCGAGGGGCACGGACACATCTGCCTCATTGCGCCGGGGGTCGACCTGGGCGAGATCCTCGCACAGTGGAGCCACGCCGCGTAG
- a CDS encoding GNAT family N-acetyltransferase, with amino-acid sequence MTFASRLRTARLVIRRWSPDDAPRLAEAIGASLEHLRPWLAWARQEPSPQAELFLRLDRFARDFDADRDWPFALLTADGEVVVGGAGLHRTGRDDTLEVGCWLRGDVGGLGLASEATAALCHEALFRRDMAAVAIRCAVHNVRAVRLAEHMGFVRLGAEEVEGLGRGTTGAGDDIAGDVVLYMLRRDAVPQESPVRSWPAGYDEEDRA; translated from the coding sequence GTGACGTTCGCCTCGCGGCTACGTACCGCGCGCCTTGTCATCCGTCGCTGGTCGCCCGACGACGCCCCGCGCCTCGCCGAGGCGATCGGGGCTAGTCTCGAGCACCTGCGCCCGTGGCTGGCGTGGGCACGCCAGGAGCCATCGCCGCAGGCGGAGCTCTTCCTGCGCCTCGATCGGTTCGCGCGCGACTTCGACGCCGATCGGGACTGGCCCTTCGCCCTCCTCACCGCCGACGGCGAAGTGGTCGTCGGCGGGGCGGGGCTGCATCGCACCGGTCGCGACGACACGCTCGAGGTGGGGTGCTGGCTGCGCGGCGACGTCGGAGGGCTGGGGTTGGCGAGCGAGGCAACCGCGGCGCTCTGTCACGAGGCGCTCTTTCGGCGCGACATGGCCGCGGTCGCGATTCGCTGCGCCGTGCACAACGTGCGCGCCGTGCGCCTGGCCGAGCACATGGGGTTCGTTAGGTTGGGCGCCGAAGAGGTCGAGGGGCTTGGCCGCGGCACCACGGGGGCCGGTGACGACATTGCGGGCGACGTGGTCCTCTACATGTTGCGCCGCGACGCCGTGCCGCAGGAGTCGCCGGTCCGATCGTGGCCCGCGGGGTACGACGAGGAAGACCGTGCCTAG
- a CDS encoding di-heme enzyme, which produces MSSSHALLTIVRRTRTLYRGVGALSFCALVASGCASEHEAANPYSGDPADFAWALPAEWPLPTIPADNPMSPARVELGRRLFYDTRLSGNGAFACSSCHRQEFGFADARNISLGSTGEPHPRNSPTIANSGYFRVLTWADPVTPDLERQALVPMFGDHPVELGLKGMEGQLLDRLRAVPFYRQLFPIAFTGSADPFSVANVTRALAAFQRTVVTGNAPYDRQLRGVAGAMSAAALRGQQLFFSSALRCSECHRGPLFTTAATFDADAAGRPAFANNGLYNIGGDGSYPADNRGLLGRTGRPEDMGKFRIPTLRNLAFTFPYMHDGSIGSLEDVVEHYARGGRLIPSGPLAGDGRNSPFKDPRIAPLVLSTQDKGDLVAFLRALSDSSLVTDRRFSNPWALP; this is translated from the coding sequence TTGTCGTCATCCCACGCGCTCCTGACCATCGTTCGACGCACCCGCACGCTGTACCGGGGGGTGGGCGCGCTTTCGTTCTGCGCCCTCGTCGCGTCCGGCTGTGCCAGCGAGCACGAGGCGGCCAACCCGTATTCTGGCGACCCGGCGGACTTTGCCTGGGCGCTCCCCGCGGAGTGGCCCCTCCCCACCATTCCGGCCGACAACCCGATGTCGCCGGCGCGCGTGGAACTCGGGCGGCGCCTTTTCTACGACACGCGCCTGTCCGGGAACGGCGCCTTTGCCTGCAGCTCGTGCCACCGGCAGGAGTTCGGCTTCGCCGATGCGCGGAACATCTCGTTAGGTAGCACGGGCGAGCCGCATCCGCGCAACTCCCCCACCATCGCCAACAGCGGCTACTTCCGCGTCCTCACCTGGGCCGACCCAGTCACCCCGGACCTCGAGCGACAGGCGCTCGTCCCGATGTTCGGCGATCATCCCGTCGAGCTCGGACTCAAGGGGATGGAGGGGCAGCTCCTCGATCGCCTGCGCGCGGTGCCGTTTTATCGGCAGCTCTTCCCCATCGCGTTCACGGGAAGCGCCGATCCGTTCTCGGTGGCCAACGTCACGCGGGCGCTCGCCGCCTTCCAGCGCACCGTCGTGACGGGGAACGCGCCGTACGACCGGCAGCTGCGCGGGGTGGCCGGTGCGATGAGCGCTGCGGCGCTGCGCGGGCAGCAGCTCTTCTTCTCGTCGGCGCTCAGATGCAGCGAGTGCCACCGCGGCCCGCTCTTCACCACCGCGGCGACCTTCGATGCCGACGCCGCCGGCCGGCCGGCCTTTGCCAACAATGGGCTCTACAACATCGGTGGTGACGGGAGCTATCCCGCCGACAACCGCGGGTTGCTCGGTCGCACCGGCCGGCCGGAGGACATGGGGAAGTTCCGCATCCCCACGCTGCGCAACCTCGCCTTCACCTTCCCGTACATGCACGACGGGAGCATCGGGTCACTCGAGGATGTGGTCGAGCACTACGCGCGCGGTGGACGCCTCATTCCCTCCGGGCCGCTCGCAGGCGATGGACGGAACTCCCCCTTCAAGGATCCGCGCATTGCCCCACTCGTGCTGTCGACGCAGGACAAGGGCGACCTCGTGGCCTTCCTGCGCGCGCTGAGCGACTCGTCGCTGGTCACCGATCGGCGGTTCTCGAACCCCTGGGCGCTGCCGTAG
- a CDS encoding DUF1343 domain-containing protein — MTASPVRFGIDRVVDSPSILQPAARVGLVTNHAARLAGDVTRAGRVALLDAGVPLVRLFSPEHGLSARGDDGAPMHDAVDPTTGLPVVSLYGDRFAPPDDSLADLDLVLFDVPDVGARFYTYTWTLSHVLESCARTRVPLVVLDRPNPLGGVLSSAEGPRLDEATCASFVGRWSIPIRHALTLGELAMHWAQTRVRGAQLEVMRCEGWSRDQQWPSLALPWVPTSPAMPSFASAQLYPGLCLFEGTNLSVGRGSTIPFQWVGAPWLDAALVIDAMAVSEGDAVTLHAEPLTPTEYPYRGEACVGVRVRVTDAERVRPVALALRLMAAVVRTHRQHFAWSTYPTAANPSGEHHFARLAGVRTIAQPLEDATVRLTPALLAAWTSTGDWDASVREALLYR; from the coding sequence ATGACCGCGTCGCCCGTTCGTTTCGGCATCGATCGCGTCGTCGACTCGCCGTCGATTCTCCAGCCCGCCGCGCGCGTGGGGCTGGTGACCAATCACGCCGCGCGGCTCGCCGGCGACGTCACGCGAGCGGGGCGCGTAGCACTGCTCGACGCCGGCGTCCCGCTGGTGCGCCTCTTCTCGCCCGAGCACGGCCTCAGCGCGCGTGGCGACGATGGCGCACCGATGCACGACGCCGTCGACCCTACCACCGGGCTCCCGGTCGTCTCGCTCTACGGCGATCGCTTCGCCCCGCCCGACGACAGCCTCGCCGACCTCGACCTCGTGCTCTTCGACGTCCCCGACGTGGGAGCGCGCTTCTACACCTACACCTGGACGCTCTCGCACGTCCTGGAGTCGTGCGCGCGCACGCGCGTCCCGCTCGTCGTGCTCGATCGCCCCAACCCGTTAGGCGGCGTCCTGTCGAGCGCCGAGGGGCCACGACTCGACGAGGCGACGTGTGCCTCGTTCGTGGGCCGCTGGTCGATCCCCATCCGCCACGCGCTCACGCTGGGCGAACTGGCGATGCACTGGGCGCAGACACGCGTGCGCGGGGCGCAGCTCGAGGTGATGCGCTGCGAGGGATGGTCACGCGATCAGCAGTGGCCATCGCTCGCGCTCCCGTGGGTCCCGACATCGCCCGCGATGCCATCGTTCGCGTCGGCGCAGCTCTACCCCGGGCTCTGCCTGTTCGAGGGGACCAACCTGAGCGTGGGGCGCGGCAGCACGATCCCCTTCCAGTGGGTGGGGGCGCCATGGCTCGACGCGGCGCTGGTCATCGACGCGATGGCCGTGAGCGAGGGTGATGCGGTCACGCTGCACGCCGAGCCCCTCACTCCCACGGAGTATCCCTACCGAGGTGAAGCCTGCGTCGGCGTTCGCGTGCGCGTCACCGACGCCGAGCGCGTGCGCCCCGTGGCCCTCGCACTGCGCCTGATGGCGGCGGTCGTTCGCACGCATCGCCAGCACTTCGCGTGGTCCACGTATCCCACAGCGGCCAACCCGAGTGGCGAGCACCACTTCGCCCGCCTGGCCGGCGTGCGCACCATCGCCCAACCGCTCGAGGATGCGACGGTCCGCCTCACCCCTGCGTTGCTCGCGGCGTGGACCTCGACCGGCGACTGGGACGCGTCGGTGCGCGAAGCGTTGCTGTACCGCTGA
- a CDS encoding carboxypeptidase regulatory-like domain-containing protein has protein sequence MLSPAIARAQMGASTDIITGTVIRAETNTPLEGAAVEVTSIESNVTRRARTNAAGKFTVLFPDGGGQYRVITRSLGLAPSTVMVARQADEDRLMVTIRMTTNPTVLAAVTVQARQNVPREGDRPAPGSVERAMNTDQAARLPLDASDLTNLALTAPGVVSITGSDSASAGFSVAGQAPTANNITLDGLSFGSSQVPQEAVRNSRVITSGYDVARGQFSGGQIASTTRSGTNTPQGNFTYSLRDRGLSVEGEDPSPLAQGFNQNQFSGGFGGPVIKDKLFFFTALQLRRREDIVPNLGNADASTLSRFGVAPDSVTRFFNLASGAGIAPRGILANDRTADNYSGIVRLDYLTEGGQSLSIRGDYSFSNSDPTRIGTLSLPQTGGDSRNWGGGLAATLTSNIGGRFLNELKLYTSVNKNAGDPFITLPFGRVQVASDLGDGETGISTLTFGGNTGLPQKGRTNAFEGTNETSWLSEGGAHRFKLGALFNLQSFERDVTTNRWGTYSFNSLADFENGTPATYTRTLTPRLREGAGANAALYLGDTWRVSRALQLTVGARAEGSYFGSTPTYNPAVQQAFGFRTDEVPTEFRVSPRIGFTYSLGIPEQGRFAPPTWVIRGGIGEFRSAPSIGLVASAAGATGLPDNESQLVCIGAGVPVPNWNLYSQDPSAIPTSCATGGNQFLPTSRPNVTVFDDNFSAARSIRSSLGVQHRFAQRYNINVDFSYARGVALTGYTDVNLRSTPQFGLTSEAGRPVFVDATTIVPLTGAVSVLGSRRNDAFGQVLATGSDLSSDSKQVTVSMGGITSKGAILNFSYTWGQTKDQGANGGGGGGPFGGFGGGGGFSSFGGPTTAGNPNIREWAPSDFDRRHTIVGTITYPFNQAIEVTAFGRMSSGSPFTPMVGADINGDGSRNDRAFLFDPSVASSPTVAAGMQRLLENSPDAVKSCLNAQLGGIAGRNSCRGPWQPSLDLQLNWRPNFLGLNRRLAISVLTVNTLGGLDQLLHGSDNLRGWGQFRGTDNTLLYVRGFDPNTKAYTYEVNERFGANRAGQNGITVPFQLGVQARYTLGPDRFRDMIRGMIGGGGPGGPGGFGGPGGAQGQRGAQGAQGGGPGGGFGMGGMNANPLQSILALKDSIAITAEQVAKLQPLSDSLAAKNKALGEEFQKLMKDAGANPDMGALFGKIRPKMEAAQKERTAALKSAQAILTPEQWEKVPERIRNPQQFGPGGQGQRRPPGVE, from the coding sequence TTGCTTTCCCCCGCGATCGCCCGCGCCCAGATGGGCGCCTCCACCGACATCATCACCGGCACGGTCATTCGCGCCGAGACCAACACGCCGCTCGAAGGGGCGGCCGTTGAAGTCACGTCCATCGAATCGAACGTGACCCGGCGCGCGCGCACGAACGCAGCTGGCAAGTTCACCGTCCTGTTTCCAGACGGAGGGGGCCAGTATCGCGTCATCACACGGTCACTCGGGCTCGCCCCCTCGACAGTGATGGTCGCTCGGCAGGCCGATGAAGATCGCCTGATGGTGACCATCCGCATGACGACCAACCCCACGGTGCTCGCCGCTGTCACCGTCCAGGCGCGGCAGAACGTCCCGCGGGAGGGCGACCGACCGGCCCCCGGTTCGGTCGAACGGGCGATGAACACGGACCAGGCCGCGCGCCTCCCGCTCGACGCCTCGGACCTCACCAACCTCGCCCTCACCGCCCCCGGCGTCGTCAGCATCACCGGGAGCGACTCGGCCTCGGCCGGCTTCTCGGTCGCTGGCCAGGCCCCGACCGCCAACAACATCACCCTCGACGGCCTCTCCTTCGGTTCGTCGCAGGTCCCGCAGGAGGCGGTGCGCAACTCGCGCGTCATCACCTCGGGATACGATGTCGCCCGCGGGCAGTTCTCCGGCGGCCAGATCGCGTCGACCACCCGCAGCGGGACCAATACGCCGCAGGGGAACTTCACGTACTCGCTGCGCGATCGTGGGCTCTCGGTCGAGGGCGAAGACCCGTCGCCGCTGGCCCAGGGCTTCAACCAGAACCAGTTCTCCGGCGGCTTCGGCGGCCCGGTCATCAAGGACAAGCTCTTCTTCTTCACCGCCCTGCAGCTCCGGCGGCGCGAAGACATCGTCCCTAACCTGGGCAACGCCGACGCCTCGACCCTCTCGCGCTTTGGCGTCGCCCCTGACTCGGTCACGCGCTTCTTCAACCTCGCCTCGGGGGCCGGGATCGCCCCCCGCGGGATCCTCGCCAACGATCGCACCGCCGACAACTACTCGGGGATCGTTCGCCTCGACTACCTCACCGAAGGCGGCCAGTCGCTCTCCATTCGCGGCGACTACTCCTTCAGCAATTCCGACCCGACACGCATCGGGACGCTCTCGCTCCCGCAGACCGGTGGCGACTCGCGCAACTGGGGGGGCGGCCTCGCGGCCACACTCACCAGCAACATCGGCGGGCGCTTCCTCAACGAGCTCAAGCTCTACACGTCGGTGAACAAGAACGCCGGCGACCCCTTCATTACCCTCCCGTTCGGCCGAGTGCAGGTCGCGTCGGACCTAGGCGACGGGGAGACCGGGATCTCGACGCTCACCTTTGGCGGCAACACCGGGCTCCCGCAGAAGGGGCGTACCAACGCCTTCGAGGGGACGAACGAGACGTCGTGGCTCTCCGAGGGTGGGGCGCACCGCTTCAAGCTCGGCGCCCTCTTCAACCTGCAGTCGTTCGAGCGTGACGTGACCACCAACCGGTGGGGGACGTACAGCTTCAATTCGCTCGCCGACTTCGAGAACGGGACGCCGGCCACCTACACGCGCACCCTCACGCCGCGCCTGCGCGAGGGCGCGGGGGCCAACGCCGCCCTCTACCTCGGCGACACGTGGCGCGTCTCGCGTGCCTTGCAGCTCACGGTCGGGGCGCGCGCCGAAGGGTCGTACTTCGGCTCCACCCCCACGTACAACCCGGCGGTGCAGCAGGCCTTCGGCTTCCGCACCGATGAGGTCCCCACCGAGTTCCGCGTGAGCCCGCGCATCGGCTTCACCTACTCGTTAGGGATCCCCGAGCAGGGCCGCTTCGCCCCGCCCACGTGGGTGATCCGCGGCGGCATCGGGGAGTTCCGCTCCGCCCCCTCCATCGGCCTTGTCGCCTCGGCGGCCGGCGCCACGGGCCTCCCCGACAACGAGTCGCAACTCGTCTGCATCGGCGCCGGTGTCCCGGTCCCCAACTGGAACCTCTACTCGCAGGATCCGTCGGCCATCCCGACGTCGTGCGCCACCGGTGGGAACCAGTTCCTCCCGACCTCGCGCCCCAACGTCACCGTCTTCGACGACAACTTCTCGGCCGCGCGTTCGATCCGTTCGTCGCTGGGCGTGCAGCATCGCTTCGCGCAGCGCTACAACATCAACGTCGACTTCTCGTACGCGCGCGGCGTGGCGCTCACCGGCTACACCGACGTGAACTTGCGCTCGACGCCGCAGTTTGGCCTCACGAGTGAAGCCGGTCGCCCGGTCTTCGTCGACGCGACGACGATCGTCCCGCTGACCGGCGCCGTCTCGGTGCTGGGTTCGCGCCGCAACGATGCCTTCGGGCAGGTGCTGGCCACGGGGTCCGACCTGTCGAGCGATTCCAAGCAGGTCACCGTCTCGATGGGCGGGATCACCTCGAAGGGGGCGATCCTCAACTTCTCGTACACGTGGGGGCAGACCAAGGACCAGGGGGCGAATGGCGGTGGCGGCGGTGGCCCGTTCGGTGGCTTTGGTGGCGGCGGTGGATTCAGCAGCTTCGGCGGTCCCACCACGGCCGGCAACCCGAACATCCGCGAGTGGGCGCCGAGCGACTTCGATCGCCGGCACACGATCGTTGGAACGATCACCTATCCGTTCAACCAGGCCATCGAAGTGACGGCATTCGGGCGCATGAGCTCGGGGTCGCCGTTCACGCCGATGGTGGGCGCCGACATCAACGGCGACGGATCGCGCAACGACCGCGCCTTCCTCTTCGATCCGTCGGTGGCCAGCTCGCCGACGGTCGCCGCGGGAATGCAGCGCCTGCTCGAGAATTCGCCCGACGCGGTCAAGTCGTGCCTCAACGCGCAGCTTGGCGGGATCGCCGGGCGCAACTCGTGCCGTGGGCCGTGGCAGCCGTCACTCGACCTGCAGCTCAACTGGCGCCCCAACTTCCTGGGCCTCAACCGCCGCCTGGCGATCTCGGTCCTGACCGTGAACACGTTAGGCGGGCTCGACCAGCTCCTGCACGGCTCCGACAACCTGCGCGGCTGGGGGCAGTTCCGCGGCACCGACAACACGCTGCTGTACGTGCGCGGCTTCGATCCCAACACCAAGGCGTACACGTACGAGGTCAACGAGCGCTTCGGCGCCAACCGCGCCGGGCAGAACGGGATCACCGTCCCCTTCCAGCTGGGCGTGCAGGCGCGCTACACGCTGGGCCCCGACCGCTTCCGCGACATGATTCGCGGGATGATCGGCGGTGGCGGCCCGGGCGGGCCCGGGGGCTTCGGTGGCCCGGGCGGTGCCCAGGGGCAGCGTGGGGCGCAGGGTGCTCAGGGTGGCGGACCTGGTGGCGGTTTCGGGATGGGCGGGATGAACGCCAACCCGCTGCAGTCCATCCTGGCGCTCAAGGACTCGATCGCGATCACGGCGGAGCAGGTGGCGAAGTTGCAGCCGCTCAGCGACTCGCTGGCCGCCAAGAACAAGGCGTTAGGCGAGGAGTTCCAGAAGCTGATGAAGGACGCCGGTGCCAACCCCGACATGGGGGCACTCTTCGGGAAGATTCGCCCCAAGATGGAGGCGGCACAGAAGGAACGCACCGCGGCGCTCAAGTCGGCGCAGGCGATCCTGACGCCAGAGCAGTGGGAGAAGGTCCCCGAGCGCATTCGTAACCCGCAGCAGTTTGGGCCGGGTGGGCAGGGGCAGCGGCGGCCGCCAGGCGTCGAGTAG